From Xiphophorus couchianus chromosome 23, X_couchianus-1.0, whole genome shotgun sequence, one genomic window encodes:
- the LOC114138700 gene encoding gap junction alpha-3 protein-like, with product MGDWNLLGKLLEKAQEHSTVVGKVWLTVLFIFRILVLSAATEKVWGDEQSGFTCDTKQPGCENVCYDITFPISHVRFWVLQIIFVSTPTLIYLGHILHLVRMEEKQKEKDKERQQQVDKQAPFVDTHHKKALKRDEKGRVRLQGKLLRTYVFNVIFKTLFEVGFIVAQYLLYGFELKPMYTCDRPPCPNVVNCYISRPTEKTIFIIFMLGVASVSLFLNLIEIYHLGFTKCRQGITFKRGQQNLQSISKGHRETPVPLVPSYDDYFREHSQVQPSYPPVPSYNLSPLSEGTDSSFHPYHSKAAYKQNKDNLAVERSSSKPEECDVKGKNGSVSAPGSPTQTRSSHGGKHSSSRTRIDDLKI from the coding sequence ATGGGAGACTGGAACCTGCTGGGAAAGCTTCTGGAAAAAGCCCAGGAGCACTCCACTGTGGTCGGAAAGGTCTGGCTCACTGTCCTGTTCATCTTCCGCATCCTCGTCCTCAGCGCCGCCACCGAGAAGGTGTGGGGCGACGAGCAGTCGGGGTTCACCTGCGACACCAAGCAGCCCGGTTGCGAGAACGTGTGCTACGACATCACCTTCCCCATCTCCCACGTCCGCTTTTGGGTGCTCCAGATCATCTTTGTGTCAACGCCCACCCTCATCTATCTGGGACACATCCTACACCTGGTGCGGATGGAGGAGAAGCAGAAGGAGAAAGATAAAGAGAGGCAACAACAAGTCGACAAACAAGCTCCCTTTGTGGATACTCATCACAAGAAAGCTCTCAAAAGGGATGAGAAGGGACGGGTGCGGCTTCAGGGGAAGCTCTTGCGCACGTACGTCTTCAATGTGATCTTCAAGACACTGTTTGAGGTGGGCTTCATCGTAGCCCAGTACCTCTTGTACGGTTTTGAGCTGAAACCCATGTATACATGTGACAGGCCACCTTGTCCTAATGTGGTTAACTGCTACATATCCCGTCCTACAGAGAAAACTATCTTCATTATCTTCATGCTTGGGGTGGCCAGTGTTTCATTGTTCCTGAACCTCATAGAGATCTACCACCTGGGGTTCACCAAGTGCCGCCAGGGCATCACCTTCAAGAGGGGTCAACAGAACCTGCAGAGCATTTCCAAGGGGCACAGGGAGACTCCTGTGCCTCTGGTACCAAGCTACGATGACTACTTCCGAGAACACAGCCAAGTCCAACCATCTTACCCTCCGGTACCAAGCTACAACCTCTCCCCCCTGTCTGAGGGAACAGACTCATCTTTCCACCCTTACCACAGCAAGGCTGCCTACAAGCAGAATAAGGACAATTTGGCGGtggagaggagcagcagcaagCCAGAGGAATGTGACGTGAAGGGAAAAAACGGATCAGTATCAGCCCCCGGGTCTCCTACGCAAACTAGGTCCAGTCATGGCGGCAAGCACAGCAGCAGCCGGACTAGAATAGACGATCTGAAGATATGA
- the vma21 gene encoding vacuolar ATPase assembly integral membrane protein vma21 produces the protein MDSSVRASSDSSAGPPPYFRGNEGSLVSALKTLLFFTILMVTLPIGLYFATKAYIFEGSMKMTSSDSYFYAAIVAVLAVHVVLALFVYVAWNEGTPKSKGKHD, from the exons ATGGACAGCTCCGTCCGAGCATCGTCAGACTCGTCTGCTGGACCTCCACCGTATTTTAGAGG AAATGAAGGCTCCTTGGTCTCTGCCCTGAAGACTCTGCTGTTCTTCACGATCCTCATGGTGACGCTGCCCATTGGATTGTATTTCGCAACCAAGGCTTACATCTTTGAGG GTTCGATGAAGATGACGAGCTCCGACAGCTACTTCTACGCGGCCATCGTAGCCGTGCTCGCCGTGCATGTGGTCTTGGCTCTGTTTGTTTACGTCGCCTGGAACGAAGGGACGCCTAAAAGCAAGGGCAAACATGATTAA
- the LOC114138638 gene encoding gap junction beta-1 protein-like isoform X2 — MNWGTFYAVISGVNRHSTGIGRIWLSVIFIFRILVLVVAAESVWGDEKSGFTCNTQQPGCNSVCYDQFFPISHIRLWALQLILVSTPALLVAMHVAHRRHVDKKALKRSGRGSPKELEHIKNQKFQITGALWWTYMISIIFRLIFEVAFLYVFYLIYPDFKMVRLVKCDSYPCPNTVDCFVSRPTEKTIFTVFMLTVSGVCVLLNLAEVAYLIARACKRCMSRPEDEAKAAWITQRLSSYRQNEINQLIADHSLKSKLTVTKKSPTEQGERCSAF; from the coding sequence ATGAACTGGGGAACCTTTTATGCCGTGATCAGCGGTGTAAACAGGCATTCCACTGGCATCGGTCGCATTTGGCTCTCCGTCATCTTCATTTTCCGCATCCTGGTGCTGGTGGTTGCCGCCGAGAGCGTTTGGGGTGATGAGAAGTCCGGCTTCACCTGCAACACCCAGCAGCCCGGCTGCAACAGCGTCTGCTACGACCAGTTCTTCCCAATCTCGCACATCCGACTGTGGGCTCTCCAGCTCATCCTGGTGTCCACCCCTGCGCTGCTGGTGGCCATGCATGTGGCCCACAGGCGACATGTTGACAAGAAAGCCCTGAAAAGGTCGGGCCGCGGCAGCCCCAAGGAGCTGGAGCACATCAAGAACCAGAAGTTTCAGATCACAGGAGCTCTTTGGTGGACATACATGATCAGCATCATCTTCAGACTCATCTTTGAGGTGGCGTTCCTCTACGTCTTCTACTTGATCTATCCTGACTTTAAAATGGTGCGTCTGGTGAAATGTGACTCGTACCCTTGCCCCAACACGGTGGACTGCTTCGTCTCCAGACCAACAGAAAAGACTATATTCACAGTGTTCATGCTGACCGTGTCCGGGGTGTGCGTACTGCTCAACCTGGCCGAGGTGGCTTACCTCATTGCGAGGGCCTGCAAACGGTGCATGAGTCGCCCCGAGGACGAGGCTAAAGCAGCTTGGATAACTCAAAGGTTGTCTTCATACAGACAAAATGAAATCAATCAGCTGATAGCAGATCATTCGCTCAAGTCAAAGCTAACTGTGACCAAAAAGAGCCCGACTGAACAGGGCGAGAGATGTTCTGCCTTCTGA
- the mtnr1c gene encoding melatonin receptor type 1C, with amino-acid sequence MDVEVRDANASDCPRNESGCELNASSGGVSTALASVLIFTIVVDILGNVLVILSVYRNKKLRNAGNIFVVSLSVADLVVALYPYPLVLTAIFHNDWTMGDLHCQASGFIMGLSVIGSIFNITAIAINRYCYICHSLHYDRLYSLRNTCCYLGLTWLLTAIATVPNFFVGSLQYDPRVYSCTFAQTVSSYYTISVVVIHFLIPLLVVSYCYMRIWVLVIQVKHRVKPEQRTRLKPSDVRNFLTMFMVFVLFAVCWAPLNFIGLAVAINPAKVAPNIPEWLFVTSYFMAYFNSCLNAVIYGLLNQNFRKEYKTILLALCIPRLLLMETSRCATEGLKNRRHLPWCLQTSPSSPQQVSLQLSSLLAHPPARRPGSNTET; translated from the exons ATGGATGTGGAGGTGAGGGATGCGAACGCCTCGGACTGCCCGCGGAATGAGAGCGGCTGCGAACTGAACGCTTCCTCCGGCGGAGTGTCCACTGCGCTGGCCAGCGTGCTGATCTTCACCATCGTGGTGGACATCCTGGGAAACGTGCTGGTCATCCTCTCCGTGTACAGGAACAAGAAGCTCAGGAATGCAG GCAACATCTTTGTGGTGAGCTTGTCCGTAGCGGACCTGGTGGTGGCGCTGTACCCGTACCCTCTTGTGCTGACAGCAATCTTCCACAATGACTGGACCATGGGAGACCTGCACTGTCAGGCCAGTGGCTTCATCATGGGCCTAAGCGTTATAGGCTCCATATTCAACATCACGGCCATAGCCATCAATCGTTACTGCTACATCTGCCACAGCCTCCACTACGACCGCCTGTATAGCCTGAGGAACACCTGCTGCTACCTGGGCCTCACTTGGTTGCTCACCGCCATCGCCACCGTGCCCAACTTCTTTGTCGGCTCTCTGCAGTATGACCCCCGCGTCTACTCCTGCACCTTCGCTCAGACTGTCAGCTCGTACTACACCATCTCAGTGGTGGTCATCCACTTTCTGATCCCACTCCTGGTGGTGTCCTATTGCTACATGAGGATATGGGTTCTGGTGATTCAAGTGAAACACCGGGTGAAACCAGAACAAAGGACGAGACTGAAACCCAGCGATGTGAGGAACTTCCTGACTATGTTTAtggtgtttgtgttgtttgctGTGTGCTGGGCTCCACTGAACTTTATAGGCCTGGCTGTAGCTATAAACCCTGCAAAAGTGGCGCCCAACATACCTGAGTGGCTCTTTGTCACAAGTTACTTCATGGCATACTTCAACAGCTGCCTCAACGCCGTCATCTATGGACTACTAAACCAAAACTTCCGTAAGGAGTACAAGACGATCCTCCTTGCCCTTTGCATCCCACGTTTGCTCCTCATGGAAACATCCAGATGTGCCACCGAGGGCCTAAAGA ATAGGCGTCATCTGCCGTGGTGCCTGCAGACCTCACCATCATCTCCTCAGCAGGTCAGTCTACAACTCTCATCTCTGCTTGCCCACCCTCCGGCACGACGCCCAGGCAGCAATACAGAAACCTAA